A portion of the Scylla paramamosain isolate STU-SP2022 chromosome 32, ASM3559412v1, whole genome shotgun sequence genome contains these proteins:
- the LOC135088929 gene encoding uncharacterized protein LOC135088929: MVAMAGSVIGVVAGEGRIFGEAPKNIVAKTCICVLSILTQDGSEWVPPHDAGRVLLTTWLLASMVFMSSYEGILVAMLTFPRVMIPIDSLTDLVYQDHLPWRLEYGAMMARMKASQH, translated from the exons ATGGTGGCCATGGCGGGCAGCGTGATCGGCGTGGTGGCTGGAGAGGGAAGGATCTTCGGTGAGGCGCCAAAGAACATCGTGGCCAAGACGTGTATCTGTGTCCTCTCTATACTCACGCAGGATG gaTCCGAATGGGTGCCGCCCCATGACGCCGGTCGCGTGCTGCTGACCACCTGGCTGCTGGCGTCCATGGTGTTCATGTCGTCTTACGAAGGCATCCTGGTCGCCATGCTCACCTTCCCGCGGGTCATGATCCCCATTGACTCCCTCACAGACCTGGTGTACCAAGACCACCTGCCCTGGAGGCTGGAGTACGGCGCCATGATGGCACGCATGAAGGCAAGTCAACATTAA